The Sphingobium sp. BYY-5 genome includes a window with the following:
- a CDS encoding enoyl-CoA hydratase/isomerase family protein: MANPFARIDPLTLVFPSQHDGAVLAVIDLDGVADDAEWHLPACPLIGIGDRAHPHASRCDLLVEPPVSLDALVTAIEAQPHAAAILVQLLRLTETMAIDAALVAESMAYGLLQGSAGHSAWLVMQGKPQLHSPGAVHAVRDDDRLDICLARPHADNAIDRPMRDALREIFDLAALDRDVAHIRLRAEGRSFSLGADLAEFGTTRDPATAHAIRMAALPAHSIAQCADRLEAHVQGACVGSGLEMAAFAARLTASRFAWFQLPELAMGILPGAGGCISVARRIGRQRAALMMLSGKRIGARTALDWGLVDAIIDD, encoded by the coding sequence ATGGCCAACCCGTTCGCCCGCATCGATCCGCTGACGCTCGTCTTTCCGTCTCAGCATGACGGCGCGGTGCTGGCAGTCATCGATCTTGATGGCGTGGCGGACGATGCGGAATGGCATCTGCCTGCCTGTCCGTTAATCGGTATCGGCGACCGCGCCCATCCCCATGCGTCACGCTGCGACCTGCTGGTCGAACCGCCGGTGTCGCTGGACGCGCTCGTTACGGCGATCGAAGCCCAGCCGCACGCTGCCGCCATTCTGGTGCAGCTACTGCGTCTGACCGAAACCATGGCGATAGATGCGGCGCTGGTTGCGGAATCCATGGCCTATGGGCTGCTTCAAGGCAGCGCTGGCCATTCGGCCTGGCTGGTAATGCAGGGAAAGCCACAGCTCCATTCTCCAGGCGCGGTTCATGCTGTACGCGACGATGACCGTCTCGACATCTGTCTGGCCCGTCCCCATGCGGACAATGCGATTGACCGTCCGATGCGCGATGCGTTGCGGGAGATTTTCGATCTGGCCGCGCTGGACAGGGACGTCGCGCATATCCGGTTGCGCGCGGAAGGACGAAGCTTCTCGTTGGGGGCCGACCTGGCCGAATTTGGTACGACGCGCGATCCCGCTACCGCCCATGCCATCCGCATGGCGGCATTGCCCGCCCATTCCATCGCACAATGCGCGGATCGGCTGGAAGCGCATGTGCAGGGCGCCTGCGTGGGATCGGGGCTGGAGATGGCGGCCTTCGCCGCCCGGCTGACCGCCAGTCGCTTCGCCTGGTTCCAGTTGCCCGAACTTGCCATGGGCATATTGCCGGGAGCGGGGGGCTGTATTTCGGTCGCCCGCCGGATCGGTCGGCAGCGTGCGGCCCTGATGATGCTGTCGGGCAAGCGGATCGGTGCGCGGACGGCGCTAGATTGGGGTCTTGTCGACGCGATTATAGACGACTGA
- a CDS encoding amidohydrolase family protein: protein MLIRRAEIDGHLADIRIANGRIAAIGLLEPDPDEQVIEAGGGALLPGLHDHHIHCAALAVARNSIACGPPEVRDEEDLARILAQPGAGWLRGVGYHESVAGMLDAATLDRWTGDRPVRIQHRSGRMWFLNSAALDRLLSTTSPPEGMERNGGRWTGRLFDADAWLRSALGGTPPELAAVSAELASLGIIGITDMSPANDRRMAAHFAAEQDAERLIQRIVLAGTLALSDTPPPAAVTIGPAKLHLHEHQLPDFDACVAFLRNAHERGRNAAIHCTTEVELVFALAALEEAGVQQGGRIEHAGITPDILLARMADLGIRVVSQPHFIAERGDQYLADVDPRERLLLYRLAAFRRMGITLAAGSDAPYGRPDPWASMRAAVSRQTASGIYVGEDEALTPEDARDLFLADPMELDRIRRITKGAPADLCLLDRNWAQARARLDANDVRTTIIAGSVVYNRVDKTPI, encoded by the coding sequence ATGCTGATCCGTCGGGCCGAGATTGACGGGCATCTGGCCGATATACGCATCGCAAATGGGCGGATCGCGGCTATCGGGCTGCTTGAGCCAGATCCTGACGAGCAAGTGATCGAGGCGGGTGGAGGCGCGTTGCTGCCCGGACTGCACGACCATCATATCCATTGCGCCGCGCTGGCAGTCGCGCGCAACTCCATCGCCTGCGGGCCGCCGGAGGTGAGGGACGAAGAGGATCTCGCACGGATATTGGCGCAACCGGGAGCCGGCTGGCTGCGCGGCGTGGGCTATCATGAAAGCGTTGCCGGCATGTTGGACGCCGCGACGCTCGATCGCTGGACGGGCGATCGTCCGGTGCGGATACAGCATCGTTCCGGGCGCATGTGGTTCCTCAACAGCGCGGCGCTGGACCGTTTATTGTCTACAACCTCCCCGCCGGAGGGAATGGAGCGCAACGGCGGACGCTGGACGGGACGCCTGTTCGATGCGGATGCCTGGCTGCGTTCCGCGCTGGGCGGCACGCCGCCGGAGCTGGCAGCCGTGAGCGCGGAGCTGGCCTCGCTGGGGATAATCGGCATCACCGACATGTCGCCGGCCAATGACAGACGCATGGCGGCGCATTTCGCGGCGGAACAGGACGCCGAGCGCCTGATCCAGCGCATCGTGCTGGCCGGAACGCTGGCCCTGTCGGACACGCCGCCGCCTGCCGCCGTGACGATCGGCCCCGCCAAGCTGCATCTGCACGAACATCAACTGCCCGATTTCGACGCCTGCGTGGCCTTTCTGCGCAACGCGCATGAGCGGGGTCGCAATGCCGCCATCCACTGCACCACGGAGGTTGAGCTGGTGTTCGCGCTGGCGGCGCTGGAAGAGGCTGGCGTACAACAAGGCGGACGCATCGAACATGCCGGCATCACGCCCGACATATTGCTGGCGCGGATGGCCGATCTGGGCATCCGCGTCGTCAGCCAGCCGCATTTCATCGCCGAGCGTGGCGATCAATATCTTGCCGATGTCGATCCACGGGAGAGGTTGCTCCTCTACCGCCTTGCCGCCTTCCGTCGGATGGGCATCACGCTGGCGGCCGGCAGTGACGCGCCCTATGGCCGTCCCGATCCCTGGGCCTCCATGCGGGCTGCCGTATCGCGCCAAACCGCAAGCGGCATTTACGTAGGCGAGGATGAAGCCCTGACGCCGGAGGACGCGCGCGATCTGTTCCTGGCCGATCCGATGGAGTTGGATCGCATCCGCCGGATAACGAAAGGCGCGCCGGCAGACCTCTGCCTGCTCGATCGCAATTGGGCACAGGCCCGTGCGCGGCTGGATGCCAACGATGTGCGGACGACCATCATTGCCGGATCAGTCGTCTATAATCGCGTCGACAAGACCCCAATCTAG
- a CDS encoding CoA transferase, which produces MAGPRALPLSHWAEAELRSIERLGGGTALSSLTATQLMGERAALNGFRIPGRISAGGGCRLYDTLDMPVALTLARPDDRAMLPALFGESGIDGGDDAQLIAAFAARRSEEMVAQGRLLGLAIARIGETPVSPVCAITAEGEIKARTAPPLVIDLSALWAGPLAAHLVGLCGARVIKVESHTRPDRMREGDPALFARLNQGKANIALDLRHGVDRAALIALISRADLVIESARPRALRQLGIDADALVRAVPGLVWMTITGHGTSGEAAHWIGFGDDCSVTGGLSSALLDAGGSVGFGGDACADPLIGIRAAHLALARLRDGRGARMILSMSAIIAHALASETRRDEDALMADLRSWSMAGGSSFPTVEPRPFGAVAALGQDNEAWLTSC; this is translated from the coding sequence GCGGGACGGCCCTTTCTTCCCTGACGGCCACACAATTGATGGGAGAGCGAGCTGCACTCAACGGCTTTCGCATTCCTGGCCGCATCTCGGCCGGGGGCGGATGTCGGCTCTATGATACGCTGGACATGCCTGTCGCGCTGACCCTCGCGCGGCCCGATGACCGCGCGATGCTGCCCGCCTTGTTCGGAGAGAGCGGGATCGACGGAGGGGATGACGCGCAGTTGATCGCTGCCTTTGCCGCCCGGCGGAGCGAAGAGATGGTCGCGCAAGGCCGGTTGCTGGGCCTGGCCATTGCGCGAATTGGCGAAACGCCGGTCAGCCCCGTCTGCGCCATCACTGCGGAAGGAGAGATAAAGGCACGAACGGCGCCACCGCTTGTCATCGACCTGTCGGCGCTCTGGGCCGGGCCGCTAGCGGCGCATCTCGTCGGCCTGTGTGGCGCGCGCGTCATCAAGGTGGAGAGCCACACCCGGCCCGACCGGATGCGGGAAGGCGATCCCGCGCTCTTTGCCCGGCTGAACCAGGGTAAGGCCAATATCGCGCTGGACCTGCGCCATGGCGTCGACCGGGCGGCGCTGATCGCATTGATAAGCCGGGCCGATCTGGTGATCGAGTCGGCGCGGCCGCGCGCGCTCCGGCAATTGGGGATCGATGCCGATGCGCTGGTCCGCGCGGTGCCGGGGCTGGTCTGGATGACGATCACCGGCCATGGAACGAGCGGGGAAGCGGCCCATTGGATCGGCTTCGGCGATGATTGCAGCGTTACGGGCGGCTTGAGCAGCGCGCTTCTCGATGCCGGTGGGTCGGTTGGCTTCGGCGGCGACGCCTGTGCCGATCCGTTGATCGGCATCCGTGCCGCGCATCTGGCGCTGGCGCGGCTGCGCGATGGACGGGGCGCACGCATGATCCTGTCGATGAGCGCTATCATCGCCCATGCGCTGGCCAGCGAGACGCGGCGGGACGAAGACGCGCTGATGGCCGACCTGCGGTCCTGGAGCATGGCTGGCGGATCGTCTTTCCCAACGGTCGAACCCAGGCCATTCGGCGCGGTCGCCGCTCTGGGGCAGGACAATGAAGCCTGGCTCACGTCATGCTGA